One region of Rana temporaria chromosome 9, aRanTem1.1, whole genome shotgun sequence genomic DNA includes:
- the LOC120914423 gene encoding olfactory receptor 8D1-like — MDQRNGTLPTFFTIAGISDLPALQFPIFLLVVFIYLSTLAGNIAILLLICLYRHLHTPMYFFLANLSILDISSSTITLHKILLTFVSGDKTTSLTVCLAQIYVFLSLTSDELVILTAMSYDRYVAVCNPLRYNVIINQEICALLMSVCWIWGFLICLETFLELTRLTCFQSNKINHFYCDVVPVMKISCNDTSFLEIYILIMGLIVVVVIPFLLTLISYVFIIVSIMKIRTNTGRRKAFYTCSSHLTVVILLYTTLICQYFRPVSGDTLESNKFFSFFNTVAVPILNPLIYSLKNKDVKLAFKKFRCKMQANNKQRTRQN, encoded by the coding sequence ATGGATCAGAGAAATGGGACTCTGCCAACCTTCTTCACTATTGCTGGCATCTCAGACCTCCCGGCATTGCAGTTTCCAATATTCCTTCtagttgtatttatttatttaagtacTCTTGCTGGTAATATAGccattcttctacttatttgcCTTTATCGTCATCTTCACACTCCCATGTACTTCTTTTTGGCCAACCTTTCCATCTTGGACATCAGTTCTTCTACAATCACTCTCCATAAAATACTTTTAACCTTTGTATCAGGAGATAAAACAACTTCTCTTACAGTCTGTTTAGCACAAATATATGTTTTTCTATCTTTAACTAGTGATGAGTTGGTGATTTTGACTGCGATGAGTTATGATCGATATGTAGCTGTATGCAACCCCTTGCGTTACAATGTAATTATAAACCAAGAAATCTGTGCACTTCTAATGTCTGTATGCTGGATTTGGGGATTTTTGATATGTCTGGAAACATTTTTAGAACTAACCAGGCTAACATGCTTTCAATCAAATAAAATCAATCACTTCTACTGTGATGTTGTGCCTGTGATGAAGATATCCTGCAATGATACTTCATTTTTGGAGATTTACATTCTTATTATGGGACTTATTGTTGTGGTTGTAATCCCATTTCTTCTGACTCTCATTTCTTATGTTTTCATTATTGTTTCCATAATGAAGATCCGTACTAACACTGGGAGACGTAAAGCCTTTTACACTTGCTCCTCCCACCTCACAGTTGTCATCCTTCTTTACACTACTCTCATCTGCCAATACTTTAGGCCAGTTTCAGGAGACACTTTAGAGTCTAataaatttttctctttttttaacacAGTTGCTGTACCCATACTGAATCCCCTgatttacagcttgaaaaataaaGATGTGAAGTTGGCTTTTAAGAAGTTTAGATGTAAGATGCAGGCAAACAATAAACAACGCACTAGGCAAAACTAA